The Gossypium arboreum isolate Shixiya-1 chromosome 2, ASM2569848v2, whole genome shotgun sequence region cttttatagcttatcattgggttttcagggtttagttttttttaattatctccatcttttgtactcttcgttctgttgccattatagtaaaataatCTTTGCCATTGTTTTTTTATCTTCTTTGGatgggtttttccacgttaaatttttttgttaaatttctcaatttctttcctttttttactTGTTCATTGCTTAATCGGGTCAATCCCCAATAAGTGATATCAGAGCTAGTTTAATTTTTGTAGATCAGCCTATTCAGAAATgacaacaacaaggtttgaaattgagaagttcgatggtgttACAAATTTCAATCGACGACAAGTTCGGATGATTACAATTCTAATTTAAACCGAcctgaaaaaggttgttaccgggAAAAAACTGAGAATCTAAATCAAACAAAATGGAAAGATCTTGATGAAAAGGAATTACCTAAAATCCAATTGTGCCTCACGAATATGGTATTGCAGAAGGTATTGATAGAGAAGACTTCATTCGCCTTGTGGAAaatgttagaaactctttatgcgactaagccTCTGGCTACccatttagtgttgaaacaatgtCTTTTACGTTTCACATGTACGAAAGTCAgtttcttagagatcacatcagtcaattcattactcttttaaatgatttatagAACGATGAGGTTCAGATTAatgatgaagatcaggctatgttattattgtgctctttacctcattcatacaagtctttctGGGAGACTCTAATTTATgatagagacaaactctcgttcaaaTATCTGaatggtcatttgttgagtagagacaaactcgacaatgagtttgtTCAGATAGTAaggcagataggcaagcttccattttggtagcatcaaagaagcgAGACAACAtatgtcgctattgtaaaaagttaggtcacatcAAAGTATATTGTTacaaactgcgaaataaaagagctgttgatagtaacgaggaagatgtagctagtGTTAATTTGGTCGATGAAAGCGATGAttatttcttgttagtgtcaacgagcgataactccaagtttacgtccgagtggatcctaaaTTCGGGATttttttccacatgtgtcccaatagagaatggttttccacatacagttcagttgaaggtggagttatgcgcatgagaaatgattcatctagtaaggtaattggtattggtactattaaaattaagatgcaaaatgagacgattaggacactcttaGATGTTAGttatgtacctgatttacaaaagaatctcatctctttgagtattttagacttgaaaggatgcagaatcaacatcgagtctAGCGGTactaaagtatctcgtggagttctcattttgttaaaaggtaaaaagatcgacaatctttatattctggaaggttctacagtgaccggtgaaatcggacgtcaCTCATTCGTTACGGAGTCGAAATCAACTCATTTGGAGCAGAGGTAACTTGGTCATtagagggaaaaaggtatgattgTTCTGTTGAAgaaaggttctcttttggatacaagttttgaaaagttagggcactgtgttcgtgaaagtTAGACctaggttagttttgatttggcaattTGAAAgccgaaggctagaagtcttctagTTTCTAAGCACATGTTTGGCTCAGTTAAtttcctgcatagttcaagatagacCCATgatgggctttggcaaagatgatgttgtggaaatatgagtcaaggttgAGATTTGTTGAGTGTGACttctatttcagtcaaatttgagaaataatcttccagttaaactctgtttatttgtttcaatcaaactcttattagtctagattattttattattatttgacctatgaatttagtctataaatagattcttttacaacattagaaaacacacccattagagattataactcataacacttttggagaatttttgtgtttacgttttgagggttctttgtttttgggttttcggggtttaatttttttatctctatcttttgtactctttgttcttttgccattatagtaaaattatctttacttGTGGTTTTTTATTCTGTTTTGGAGAAGTTTTTTTCAAGTTAAATTTGTATGttaaatttctcaatttcttctttttttttacttgttcgttgcttaatcgagtCAATCCCAAATAGCTGATATTCAAGACGAGCTGGGCCGCTCCGTTTGCCAAGAGTTTGGAACTAAAAACATCAGCTATGTCCACTGCGATGTAACATGCGAATCCGACGTCCAAAATGTCGTAAACTTAGCTGTATCCAAGTACGGAAAGCTCGATATCATGTTCAACAATGTAGGCATTCTTGGTGACAATGAAGTAAGAATGACACATGCCGCTGAGGACTTCAAGAGAATGTTCGATGTCAATGTATTGGATGGTTTCTTAGGTGGCAAGTATGCTGCCAGGGTCATGGTTTTGTTTAAGAAAGGTTGCATACTCTTCACAGCAAGTCTTGCTTCAAAAATCTCCATCAGTCTCGCCCATGCACACAAGGCATCAAAGCATGCGGTAGTAGGGTTGACGAAAAGCTTGAGCGTGGAGTTAGGTGAGCATGGAATTAGAGTTAACTGCATTTTGCCTGATGGAATTGTGACCCCAACGTTCCAAAAAGTAATTGGGAATTTCGATAAGAAGGGAGAGGAGATGTTTGCGGTTTCAGCAGTGCTGAAAGGCACCGTATTGGAGCCTAAAGATTTTGCGCATGCAACACTCAATTTGGCAAGCGATGAGCATAAATTTATCAGTGGTGTTAAACTTATTGGGTGTGGGTCCCACTATGTGGGGAACCCATATTTTCTGCCACAATGTTTTGTCTTCTTTGGTTTTGtcaaaagccaatttttttttggctttttaTGTGTGGGATGTGGACAGCATTTTATTGAGACAAAAATCTCAAATTAAAACAGAGAGTGAGATTGAAGCTCgtcagagagaaagagagaagaaaaaattaatttttcaagtttGGTGCAGAAGTGATCAACTCTTCGATCGAAGGTTCATCCGTGGTTCGATTGAGCTAATTTTTGGACAGCAGCTAGACGATAAGGTGTTCTTGACTTTGTGCGGTCGGATTTTTCATCCGAGTCTTGTAGTGTCGAAAATACCCGTTTTTCAGCAACTACAGTTTTGGtgatattctctcatttttctctcttttgctaaagattacatattgttagccttgttggagttgaatgcttgctgtaggcttgatattgtgatcttgtagttgaacatttgatgatagtggagctcttgatcggactctaaagtcccgtggtttttacccttgatttagaggggttttccacgtaaaaataccggtgtctctatttatttttgttgttgttgcattagttgatttgtggttgattaagGTTTCTAGAGAACATATCTTGTGCTATTGTGCTTGCCATAATTTTTGACAGGAGTTATAGGGAGAGAAAGAACACCGGTTGTGCTTTCGCTTTGTTTCAGTTGTTCGGTTTTTTCCCAACAAACTGGTATCAGAGCTTGGTTATTGTGTCAgataattatgaaaattaataCGAGCAAGATGATTATGTTGAATGGCACAAATTATCAACTTTGGAGGAATAAAATGAAGGATTTGTTGTTTGTGAAGGCTTTGCATCTTCCGGTCTTTACTACTCAAAAACCCGATTCGAAAAGTGATAAAGAATGGGAATTTGAGCATCAACAAGTGTGTGGCTTTATtcagaaatttgttgaagaaaatgtTTACAACCACATTGATCAGGAGACATATGCTCGAACATTGTGGGAGAAGCTTAAAAGCTTGTATGCTTCGAGGTCAGGCAATAACAAGttgtttttgctgaagaaaatgaTGGCGCTGAAATATAAAGAAGGAATGTCTATAGCTGACCATGTTAGTGAATTTCAGAGTGTGATAAATCAGTTGCTTGGTATGGGTGTCAAATTTGATGACGAGATTTTAGGACTTTGGTTGCTTGCTACTCTACCAGACTCTTGGGAGACCTTTCGGGTCTCACTCATTAATTCTGCCCCACAGGATATTATTACTTTGGATTTGGCTAAGAGTGGTATGTTGAATAAAGAGGTTAGAAGAAGATCTCAGGGTTCTACATCACAGTCCGAGGTGTTGGTTATCGAGAACAGGGAGAGGAACAGAGACAAAGATGGAAAGGGTAGAGATAAAAGCCGAAGCAAGTCAAGATTGAGATACAAGAATCTTGAGTGTCATCATTGTGGTAAGAAAGGTCATTTCAAGAAATATTGCTTCAAgtggaagaaagagaaaaaaaggtGGTGGTGATAAACACGATCAGAATGACGATGAAAAATTTGAGCGTGTTGCTATTGTTACTCGTGAAGATCTGTTAGTTATTTATGATGAGAATTTGGTCAACCTAGCATGCGACGAGACTAGTTGGGTGATTGATACTGGTGCATCACTTCATGTCACGTCGAGGAAGGAATTCTTCACATTTTATACTCCTAGTGATTTTGGGGTATTGAAGATGGGTAATAATGGTTTGGTTTTGGTTATTGGTATGGGAAATGTTAGCTTGGTGAGTAACAATGGAACAAAGTTAACTCTCAAGGATGTCAAACATGCACCGGATGTCCGTTTGAATTTGATTTCTGCAAGAAAGCTTGATGATGAGGGATTCTGTAACACCTTCAGTGAGGGGCAGTGGAAGCTGACTAAAGGCTCCTTGGTTGTGGCTCGAGGAAAGAAGAGTTCAAATTTGTACTTGATGCAAGCTTTGACTTCTCGAGAGATAGTGAATGTGACAGTGAATGACAGCTCAACTGAGTTGTGGCATAAACGACTCAGTCACATGAGTGAGAAGGGGCTTAACTGCTCAAATAAGAAGAATCAACTTTCGGGTTTAAAGAATGCTACATCAAGAATTGTGCTCATTGTCTAGCAGAAAGCGAGAAGAGTTTCATTTAGAAGCCATCCTCTTCATAGGAAATCAGAGTTGCTAGAGTTGGTCCATTCAGATGTTTGTGGTCCGATAAAAGTAAGATCACATGGTGGTGCACTTTACTTTGTGACTTTCATTGATGATTGTTCAAGAAAGCTATGGGTTTACACTTTGAAGTCTAAAAATCAAGTCTTTGAGGTGTTTAAACAGTTTCAAGCATCAGTTGAAAGGGAAATTGGGAAGAAGTTAAAGTGCATTCGTACTGATAATGGTGGTGAGTACACAGGGTCGTTTCATGAGTATTGTCTACGACAGGGAATCAGACATCAGAGAACACTACCAAAGACTCCACAGTTAAATGGGTTAGCTGAAAGAATGAACCGAACATTGATTGAGAGAGTCAGATGTTTGTTGTCAGATGCAAAGTTGCCAAGATCATTTTGGGCTGAAGCTTTGAATACAGTGATACATGTGATAAATCTGTCTCCTAGTGTTCCTTTGAAAGGTGATGTGCCAGATAGAGTTTGGTTTGGTAAAGACGTGTCATATGATCACCTACGTGTGTTCGGTTGTAAAGTATTTGTTCATGTTCCAAAGGATGAAAGATCCAAGTTGGATGCCAAGGCTCAACAATGCATTTTTATTGGTTATGGTCTAGATGGTGAGTTTGGTTATAGACTCTATGATCCAGTTCAGAAGAAACTCGTGagaagcagagatgttgttttcaTTGAGGATCAGACCATTGATGACATTGATAAGACGGAGAAAGTGGATTCACAAGGTCGTGGTGACTTAATCGATGTGAATCCGGTTCCCCTAGACTTTTCACCAGATCCTATCCAGGATGATGTGCATGGTGATGTTAGTGGTGACCATCAAACTATAGGTGACTTTGATACTCCTATGGATGATGTTGTGAATGATCAACAACAAGCACCTATAGCTCCACCAGCAGTTCCACTTCGAAGTCTTTCAGAGATCGACGATCTTCTGTCAGGTATTCTCCTGATGAATATGTTCTTTTGACTGACGGGGGAGAACTTGAATGTTATGAAGAGGCTATGGAGAGTGAATGCAAAGATCAGTGGGTTGAAGCGATGAAAGACGAACTTCAATCCTTGCATGAGAACCATACCTTTGAATTGGTGAAACTGTCTAAGGGCAAAAGAGCTTTGAAGAATCAGTGGGTTTACAGGTTGAAGCAAGAAGAGAAGTCTTCATCTCCACGATACAAAGCTAGATTGGTCGTCAAGGGTTATACTCAGAAAAAGGGGGTTGATTTTGAAGAAATATTTTCTCCGATTGTGAAGATGTCCTCTATAAGAACTATACTGAGTTTGGCAGCTTGTTATGACTTAGAGGTtgaacaaatggatgtgaaaactgCTTTTCTTCATGATGACTTGGAAGAAGAGCTTTACATGATGCAGCAAGAGGGTTTTGTTGCACAAGGGAAAGAGGATTATGTGTGCAGATTGAAGAAGAGCTTGTATGGCTTGAAGCAAGCTccaagacaatggtacaagaAGTTTGAGTCTGTTATGGGGGAGCAAGGCTACAAGAAAACTACttctgatcattgtgtatttgttaAGAGATTCTCTGGTgatgattttattattcttttgctctatgttgatgatatgcttattGTTGGTCAGAATGCTTCTAGAATTGAGAAGTTGAAACAAGAGTTGAGTAAATCCTTTGCAATGAAGGATTTGGGGCTAGCAAAGCAAATTCTTGGCATAAGATTGACACGTGATAGAAAGGCCAAGAAATTATGGTTATCACAAGagaggtacattgagaaagtactTCAAAGGTTTAGTATGGACAAAGCTAAAGTGGAGAATACTCCCTTTGCTATGCACTTTAGATTGAGTGTTAAACATAGTCCTTCCACAGAAAGGAGAAGGAAGAGATGCAGAAAATTCCTTACTCTTCAGCCGTGGATAGTTTGATGTACGCAATGGTTTGCACGAGACCAGACTTGGCTTATGCCGTTGGTACAGTTAGTCGATTTCTTTCTAATCCAGGCAGAGATCATTAGAATACAGTGAAGTGGATTATGAGATATCTTCGTGGCACTTCCAACATGAAACTTTGTTTCGGCAATGAAAAACCTGTTCTTGTTGGGTATACAGATTCAGACATGGCCGGAGACATTGACTCGAGGAGATCTACTTCAGGTTACTTAATCACTGATGCAGGGGGAGCTGTGGCATGGCAATCGAGACTGCAAAAGTGTGTTGCATTGTCCACCACCGAATTAGAGTTCATTGCAGCAACCGAAGCGTGTAAGGAGATGCTTTGGATGAAGAAGTTTGTGCATGAGCTTGGTTTTACTCAGGAGAAGTATGTCATGTATTGTGATAGCCAGAGTGCTATTCATCTTGGTAAGAACTCAACTTTTCATGCTAGATCTAAGCATATTGATGTGAGGTACCATTGGATACGAGATGTTCTTGAAGCTAATCTATTAGAGCTTGAGAAGATACACACTAATGATAATGGTGCTGATATGTTGACGAAGGCCTTACCAAGAGGAAAGTTTGAAGCATGTTGTTTGACCTCCGGCATGGAGGCATTCCCCACATAGTTGGAGGGGGAGATTTGTTGGGTGTGGGTCCCACTATGTGGAAAACCCATATTTTCTGCCACAATGTTTTGTCTTCTTTGGTTTTGtcaaaagccaattttttttttggctttttaTGTGTGGGATGTGGGCAGCATTTTATTGAGACAAAAATCTCAAATTAAAACACAGAGTGAGATTGAAGCTCGTCAGggagaaagagagaagaaaaaattaatttttcaagtttGGTGCAGTAGTGATCAACTCTTCGATCGAAGGTTGATCCGTGGttcgattgagctgatttttcgaCAGCAGCTAGGCGATAAGGTGTTCTTGACTTTGTACGGTCGGATTTTTCATCCGAGTCTTGTAGAGTCGAAAATACCCGTTTTTCAGCAGCTGCGTTTTTGGtgatattctctcatttttctctctttcgCTAAAGATTACATATTGTTAGCCTTGTTGGAGTTGAATGCTTGTTGTAGGCTTGATATTGTGATCTTGTAGTTGAACATTTGATGATAGTGGAGCTCTTGATTGGACTTTAAAGTCCCGtggtttttacccttgatttagaggggttttccacgtaaaaataccggtgtctctatttatttttgttgtggttgcattagttgatttgtggttgattaagGTTGCTAGAGAACATATCTTGTGCTATTGTGCTTGCCATAATTTTTGACAGGAGTTATAGGGAGAGAAAGAACATCGGTTGTGCTTTCGCTTTGTTTCGGTTGTTCGGTTTCTTCCCAACAAAACTTACCAGTCGATGGAGCGTATAGTGTTAGCAATCAATCATGGAAGATGGGATTCGCAGCACTTTCTGAATAAACCAACAAGTCCTCAGCTATACTCTTAGAAGATTTTGTTAAATTTCACTTGTTATAAATTGCATGGTCGGATTTTATCAATACTATTTGTTTTGTTGTTCAAATGAGCAAATTAAGTTCATCTTCTAATCCAGGCGGAAATTAATTCATCTGGTGAAGAGAAAATTCAAGCactcaaaagtgtaaaaattaaTTCTCTAAATAATATAACAGTACTAAAAACTATATTACCCcagtaaataatttattttataaattcctTCAGGAATTTACgactttttttttctaaaattcaaatgattttttccgaataaattaaataatcttTTAAAAGATGATAACTTACCAGTCGATGGAGGGTATAGTCTTAGCAATCAGTCATAGAAGATGGGATTCGCAACAGTTTTTGAATAAATCAACAAGTCCTCAACTTTACTCTTTGAACAATGTTTTGTTAAATAAGGAAAGTAAAACTTAATCCAAAAATTACTTATTGTTCAAATGAGTAAATTAATTTCATTTTCTAATTTAAGGTGGACAATGATTAATCTGGTCAAGAGAAGATTTCAGCACCCAAAATCATAAGAATTTGttagaatttaaatttaaataattttatattttttatacaaAGCAAATAATTTTCTTAAGACATTACACCAATAACTATATTTTTACTCATAGAGAAAGGAATATACATTTTCCTAAAAATGTGATGTGTGAAAGAGTTGGGAGAAAATAGAAGGAGAAATTGAGAGGAAAAGGAGAGAGGAAATTCACAATCATTCCATAACGGTCCCTTTACACCCTTCCCGCTAGAAATAGTAGTGCATAACGGCCAAGGGGTTGATTGCCACGAGTTGTTATTGACACCATTTCAATTAACTAACATGAGCAAACTGCACCATTTCACTTAAAAGTGGTGCGCAGCACCAATGGtcattaaaagtaaaataaaacataaattaacagAAACATTTTCATGCCATAACAATACTGCATTCCTCGAAACATCCTTATCCTCAATGATTGAAGTGGGGCTATTTTTGCTGCAAGTCGTGGAGCACCTCCCAAGTTGAGTCCTCAGGGAAAGTTAAGCGGTACACAGTAGTTGTCCATGTATAAAGAGAGGCACCGTAAAGGCTCTGCCTTAGGGTTATAGTTGGCTGTATATGTTCTTGAATTCCCATCCTGGATTTGTACATAAATTGTTGGAAATAGAGCTCCTAAGAGTGACAACAGCTATGTACAAGACGTACtagcaaattaaattaaaaaatccgAATTGTTAATGATGTACTTATATTGGAAACCGAAAGCTTATTAAGTCCTTCGGGTTAATGTAGTATTTGGTACCCGGACCCAACGATCGGGCTAGGTAAAGGGTGTTATAAGTAAAGTCTTGAAATTGATGCTCAAGTTAAGTTAGCCTTAGTGTTCGAATGTGGTATCTCTTGCTCATGATGTATTAATTTATTCTAGATGAGGGGAGTTACATATTCAGTCgacaatttcataattttattttgtCTATATTTTTCATGGTTTTTGGTTTGTTCACTCTGTGTTCTTTGAAAATAGAggtggttttatttttatttttaatttttagtcaTGTTTTGGCATATATGTGAGATTTGTCAATATAAGGGTGTCGCTATATCTATTAAGAACTATTCTCGAAAGGCTTTATCATGATAGATCTTAATGATGGTAATA contains the following coding sequences:
- the LOC128285334 gene encoding short chain aldehyde dehydrogenase 1-like, with product MFNNVGILGDNEVRMTHAAEDFKRMFDVNVLDGFLGGKYAARVMVLFKKGCILFTASLASKISISLAHAHKASKHAVVGLTKSLSVELGEHGIRVNCILPDGIVTPTFQKVIGNFDKKGEEMFAVSAVLKGTVLEPKDFAHATLNLASDEHKFISGVKLIGSYRERKNTGCAFALFQLFGFFPTNWYQSLVIVSDNYEN